The Bacillus sp. (in: firmicutes) genome includes a region encoding these proteins:
- a CDS encoding DUF188 domain-containing protein → MYVDADSCPVKKEIVDLAKPFLFEVVLVSSYSHVVKEQYNAKWVHVDCGKEAVDLYIANRIKKGDILVSHDIGLLSLVLPKGVHVITPRGITYDNENISTALEFRYLHGKERRSGTFRKGPKKFSYEDLQTFCRQFLQLIQKLSIHHNTNHIGGALRGENTRREN, encoded by the coding sequence ATTTATGTAGATGCTGATTCTTGTCCGGTCAAGAAGGAAATTGTCGATTTGGCGAAACCGTTCTTGTTTGAGGTTGTGCTTGTTTCTTCCTATTCACACGTAGTCAAGGAGCAATACAATGCAAAATGGGTACATGTTGACTGTGGGAAAGAAGCTGTTGATTTATATATCGCCAATCGTATAAAAAAAGGCGATATACTTGTTTCCCATGATATAGGACTTTTATCCCTCGTTCTTCCGAAAGGGGTACACGTCATTACTCCACGTGGAATCACATACGATAATGAAAATATCTCTACAGCACTTGAGTTTCGTTATCTTCACGGAAAAGAAAGACGAAGTGGAACGTTTCGGAAAGGTCCGAAAAAATTTTCGTATGAAGATTTACAAACATTTTGCCGACAATTTCTACAATTAATACAAAAGCTTTCGATTCATCACAATACCAATCATATTGGTGGTGCATTACGTGGCGAAAATACCAGAAGAGAAAATTAA